From Streptomyces sp. 6-11-2, one genomic window encodes:
- a CDS encoding LacI family DNA-binding transcriptional regulator, whose translation MARSSTRPTSRDVAHAAGVSQAAVSLVLGDKWRGRVSQATAERVRRAAEELGYRPNLAARNLRLGRTRTVLLVVPALTTEFFAGVYTGAARVAAEHGFGVVLYPSPEGIGPARNPFASAQAALDGVIASSMAADALSAIRGDQLPLVMLDSDPAGSLGAATVNLDIADGVRQVADHLLGLGHRRFLHLAADVASWTFEVRARELGARVGAVPGTSVRTARAPISIEDARAATEAAVSAPGPRPTALVCDDDKLAAGAYKALRRLGLRVPDDVSVTGLDDLALATAIDPELTTVRLDAELFGERGMHALLAVLEGRAPVGGDIPVELVVRGSTAPPGPS comes from the coding sequence GTGGCACGAAGCAGCACGCGCCCCACCAGCCGTGACGTCGCGCACGCCGCCGGGGTGTCCCAGGCCGCCGTCTCCCTGGTCCTCGGCGACAAGTGGCGCGGCCGGGTGTCGCAGGCGACCGCCGAACGGGTGCGCCGGGCCGCCGAGGAACTCGGCTACCGGCCCAACCTCGCCGCCCGCAACCTGCGCCTCGGCCGCACCCGGACCGTGCTCCTGGTCGTCCCCGCGCTGACCACCGAGTTCTTCGCCGGCGTCTACACCGGCGCCGCGCGCGTCGCCGCCGAGCACGGCTTCGGCGTCGTCCTCTACCCCTCCCCCGAGGGCATCGGCCCGGCCCGGAACCCGTTCGCCTCGGCCCAGGCGGCGCTGGACGGCGTGATCGCCTCCTCCATGGCCGCCGACGCGCTCTCCGCGATCCGCGGCGACCAGCTGCCGCTGGTCATGCTGGACAGCGACCCCGCGGGCAGCCTGGGCGCCGCGACCGTCAACCTGGACATCGCCGACGGCGTACGCCAGGTCGCCGACCATCTGCTCGGGCTCGGTCACCGGCGCTTCCTGCACCTCGCGGCGGACGTGGCCTCCTGGACCTTCGAGGTGCGGGCGAGGGAGCTCGGCGCCCGGGTGGGCGCGGTGCCCGGCACCTCGGTACGCACCGCGCGCGCCCCCATCTCCATCGAGGACGCCAGGGCCGCCACCGAGGCCGCCGTGAGCGCCCCCGGGCCCCGGCCCACCGCGCTGGTCTGCGACGACGACAAGCTCGCCGCAGGCGCCTACAAGGCCCTGCGACGCCTCGGCCTGCGCGTGCCCGACGACGTCTCCGTCACCGGCCTCGACGACCTCGCCCTGGCCACCGCCATCGACCCCGAGCTCACCACGGTGCGGCTGGACGCCGAGCTGTTCGGCGAGCGGGGCATGCACGCCCTGCTGGCCGTTCTGGAGGGCCGCGCTCCCGTCGGCGGGGACATCCCCGTGGAACTCGTGGTACGGGGCTCCACGGCGCCGCCCGGCCCCTCCTGA